One part of the Clostridium thermosuccinogenes genome encodes these proteins:
- the trpB gene encoding tryptophan synthase subunit beta, whose protein sequence is MEKTENTIKLHDSSKGKFGVYGGRYIPETLMNAVIELEKAYSRFKDDPKFTKELDDLLKNYAGRPSHLYYAEKMTKDLGGAKIYLKREDLNHTGSHKINNVLGQVLLAKYMGKTRVIAETGAGQHGVATATAAALLGMECEIFMGEEDTERQALNVYRMKLLGAKVHVVTSGTRTLKDAVNETLKEWSRRVRDTHYVLGSVMGPHPFPTIVRDFQSIIGREVKKQMLEKEGRLPDVLLACVGGGSNAMGLFYDFIGDSGVRLIGCEAAGHGVDTDKTAATMTIGKVGIFHGMKSYFCQDGHGQISPVYSISAGLDYPGVGPEHAYLHDTGRAEYVPVTDDEAVEAFEYLSRVEGIIPAIESAHAVAYARKLAPAMGRDQIMVICLSGRGDKDVAAIARYRGVQIHE, encoded by the coding sequence ATGGAAAAAACCGAAAACACCATAAAGCTCCACGACTCTTCAAAAGGAAAGTTTGGGGTTTATGGAGGCCGGTATATTCCGGAAACGCTGATGAACGCGGTAATTGAGCTGGAAAAGGCATATAGCCGTTTCAAGGATGATCCGAAGTTTACCAAGGAACTGGATGATCTTTTGAAAAACTATGCCGGGCGGCCATCCCATTTATATTATGCAGAGAAGATGACCAAAGACCTGGGAGGGGCAAAAATCTACCTCAAAAGGGAGGATCTCAACCATACCGGTTCCCATAAAATAAACAATGTTTTGGGGCAGGTGCTTCTTGCCAAGTACATGGGCAAAACCCGGGTAATTGCCGAGACCGGGGCCGGGCAGCATGGCGTTGCCACAGCAACTGCCGCAGCCTTGCTGGGAATGGAATGCGAAATATTCATGGGTGAGGAAGATACTGAGCGTCAGGCTCTCAATGTTTATCGCATGAAGCTGCTGGGCGCCAAGGTGCATGTAGTGACAAGCGGAACCCGAACGCTGAAGGATGCGGTGAATGAAACCTTGAAGGAGTGGAGCAGGCGCGTCCGGGATACCCATTATGTGCTGGGATCTGTCATGGGGCCTCATCCGTTTCCAACCATAGTCAGGGATTTTCAGAGCATTATCGGGCGTGAGGTGAAAAAGCAGATGCTGGAAAAGGAAGGCAGGCTGCCCGATGTGCTGCTGGCTTGTGTTGGCGGAGGAAGCAACGCCATGGGATTGTTTTACGATTTTATTGGTGATTCCGGTGTCCGGCTTATCGGCTGTGAGGCTGCCGGACATGGCGTAGATACTGATAAAACCGCTGCCACAATGACAATCGGGAAGGTGGGCATATTCCACGGTATGAAATCCTACTTCTGCCAGGATGGGCATGGGCAGATCTCTCCAGTTTACTCTATTTCAGCAGGTCTGGACTATCCGGGGGTAGGTCCGGAGCATGCCTATCTGCATGATACAGGCAGGGCCGAGTATGTACCGGTTACCGATGATGAGGCGGTGGAAGCTTTTGAATACCTGTCCCGTGTCGAGGGAATTATTCCGGCGATAGAAAGCGCCCATGCGGTTGCGTATGCCAGAAAGCTCGCTCCTGCCATGGGACGGGATCAAATTATGGTGATCTGCCTTTCAGGCAGAGGGGACAAGGATGTCGCCGCAATAGCGCGCTACAGGGGGGTGCAAATTCATGAATAG